TACCTGATAACCGCGCTGACCATCTTCCATTTCAACCTGGTCTAAAAAAGTCACACCCTTCTTTTTAAAAGATTCGGCAACTATCTCAACGCTAGGTGCAGGTAAATATTTTTTAGGCCTTAACTCGCTCGTTAAGATCAAGTTACGCTGAATATTAAAAAGGCTAACCTCTTGAATACCGAATTGATTGCGTATCTTCATGATCATCGCGCCAACCTGATCAGATGTCGCACCAGCAGGTACTTGTACAACTTGCTCGGCGATAAAATTTCCCTCGGCAAGAATCTCTTCTTGAGCAATTCGCAAGGTAACGCGCCCCAACTCTAAGCCAGAGTTCAGTGCTGACTCGACCTTTACATCAAACCAAGTTTCAATGCTACGTGATACGAACTGCAATGAAACGCCATACAAAATTAAGCCTGGAACAATCCCAACTAAAGCAAAAATCATTGCCAATTTAGCAATCAAACGAGTGCCAAAATGGCCCCTGTACCAGCGAACACCAATCACCGTTACCAAAGTCAAAATCACCAGGGTTAGACAAACCCCAATAACAACATTGGCCGCATAAAGCCAAATAAAGTAGTTATCAAAAAACTCTGTGTTTGAGGAGGCAATCGATAGCAAGACCAAGAGCAATAATGCGAACGCGCCAATCACTCCAATCGCAACTGGAATTGCCTTTTTTCTCCAGGCCCTAGATGTAAAAAAGGCCCCCTTTAACGGCGTTGAGGATGCTCTCATCGCTTAATGAGATTGGAGCTGGTTGGCAAAAAGGGAAAGCGCAGCCAATCGCTAGAAACATTCCAATCACGATTGTTTAAGGCATTCACCTGAAATGGCTTGGGTAATTTGCTTAAATCCAAATTCATACGTAAGGAGGCCGTATATGCTTTACTTGTATCTAACTGACTACCATCAATTACACGCCAGCCGCCAATGCTGCCAACCGCTTGCAAGGCCTCTGAAATTGTCTTTGCGGAAAATGTAAATCCTTCCGAAGCAATTCGGTACTGCTGGGTAAGGGGTTGATAGGACAGCCGAGTTTGTCTTTGGGTAAGCGCTGACTTCTCATCAAACCAGTACCAACGCGAGCG
Above is a genomic segment from Polynucleobacter sp. MG-5-Ahmo-C2 containing:
- a CDS encoding DUF4390 domain-containing protein, with the translated sequence MSQRIKQFIFLCLMALSVFSTSASAEGIKIKSFELERVDNDWLLNATFQIELSPGLEDAVQKGVVLYFQTEFDLTRSRWYWFDEKSALTQRQTRLSYQPLTQQYRIASEGFTFSAKTISEALQAVGSIGGWRVIDGSQLDTSKAYTASLRMNLDLSKLPKPFQVNALNNRDWNVSSDWLRFPFLPTSSNLIKR